GGTTGTAATCCCACCATCATTCATCCAGTCAGTCTTGGAAAAGGGacataaaggtaaaaaaataacatcCGGTAGGACTCTGGCAGAAATATTTAAGCTCTTACGGGTGATTTATGGATCAAATGTGTCTTATTTTGGATTATaaaattttcataaaaaaaggaaaaactgttcTGAGTGATGGAGAGTTCTGTGCACCATGTGATGTGTGACTTGCATTCCTAAAAACAAATTATCTTCATATGCATTATCATCTTTTGTTGGTTTTTCCAAGTAAGCAAGCATTAACTAGAAATTATATTTTCAAAGAACAAACTTCACACGGCGAGTAAAGGCCGGTCCGAGGTTTTCTCAAATGCTTCCCACTGAAAAGCTCATCAGCACCTGAAATAACTCGAGGCGCGCTGCGCACCACCACATCCTCTTCCCTGGATTGTTTTGACTGCATTATGAAGGGCAAACGTTAAATGTCATTTCTAATTTTAACCCGGAAAAGTGTCACTCGAAAACACCATGATAGCAGGCAGTCAGGGTCATCGGCGCTTCCGCCAGCATGAATGAGGACTAAGTGAACGCGGGGCTTCAGAAGCCATTGTTTCTCACATGCAAGAGAAACATGCGATCGGAGTTTGAGGAAGGAGGACGGGACCCAAACAGTGAACGCACGGCAGTAGCGCAGGGGAGAAAACGAGAGACGTTTAATTGTAACttgattttaaaacataaaaatagaaacaaacgcatatttaaaaaagtaaaaatgcgCCTTTCGGTCAATTAAGCCATAGCTCttctaaattatttaaagctTTCATTATAAAATCTTGTTGGCCAGGACCCAACGGTATGAATCTTGAGAGGCATTGCGGATGAAGTATCGCCTCTGAAGTTAATTGTGTTTTCGCTTAGGAGGGGAATAGATTTCCTCTGTTTATTATGAGCATGGGGACGGATTTGCGTCACCGTGCAACTTGCAGGTTGAGATAAAGTTGCACAAATATTGAACAAGGGAAGTTCTAACAGTCATTATAAAGTTCCCCCCCTCTACTCCGGAAGAAATAAGGATTTCTGCTGTATCCTAAAATACTAAAACAGGTTCTATTTTGGGCGCAAATCTAGCAGGCGTATCCGCTCATTTAACACGAATCACGGCCCATCAAAAACAGGATGAGACGCGGCTAATAGACTCTCCTGGGCCCGGATTCATTTTATCGTTCAATTTattagtaaatatgttttatgagTAATTCAACCTTACATGacctatattttcttttatttttaggtatTTTTCCTAGTAAAACTGCCTCAAATTGCGCAGTTAATATAAGAAGAATAGAAATTGATTCCAGTTTAACTGTGTAATGAGTGTTTTAGTGCGTGATATGGGTGAGGAGCAAGTGATCAATCCATCATCTCAGGATCAAAATTGCTCTGACGCTTCCCTGGTCATATGCATGTGGGTGTGTAATAAAACACATCAACCTCATTTGCAAAGGCGTGATGTAAGCAAACCTAAGACATCTATTGGCCCAGAAAGTGACCAATCAGTGTCAGTGGAGGAACTTCGGAGTGGAGCTACAGGGTTAGAGTTTCGGAGTTGGGAGAGCGATTTTGGCATTTACACAAAGAGGACGGGCATCTGTCCTCCTAAAGCGTTACCCGTGTTTTTTACATGCCTGTCCATTTATATCCTCTTCTGTAAGAACATTGCGTTAGAGGCTCCGGGATGTATACGGCCGGACTCAACCCGTTTTACGCATCAAATTTTAGCCTCTGGTCTGCGTATTGCGCCGGAGGCTTCGCTGTGGATACAATGAAGAAACCGTCGTTTTGCATCGCAGACATTTTGCAAGCTGGAGACGCGGAAAACATCCCGGGGTCGTCCGCCCTCATGGTGCACATGGGACATCACCACCACCGCGCTCAGCAGGCGCACGCCGGCAGCTCTCCCCTGCGCCCCTCTCCCGTAGCTCCTGAATCCTCCGTGTTTGGTGCCAGGGTGAGTCCGGGGTCTCCGTACCACAGACACGGACTACAACTAACCTCAGTTTCCAGGACGGCGTTTAACTCCCAACAAGCGCCGCCGCCCTCAAGCAAAGACCTCAAATTTGGAATCGATCGGATATTATCTACAGACTTTGATccaaaatgcaaagaaaagtcGTCGCTAAGAGGTGAGCAGAGACATTTTTATACTGAGAAGCCTTATAGtatccaaaaaaacaaaacaaacaaacaaaaaactccgGGATAAATTGTGTGACCTATATAGAAGTATTTTTATGATCACATCAACTGCAACAAGAAGACATTTTAGAAACTGAAAGTAGCAAACCAGAAGTAACCAAAACTTTTCACGTGCAGTTACCTGCTCCAGTTTACAACACTGACAGACTTGTTCACAGAGCAGTTATAGTGCAAATAGCTTCATATTAAACAGCCCTGGAGGGAAATCCTCTCCTCTCTTGCCCCCTAAcaagaggtcagaggtcaggatCAGCTACAAACAGCTGGTAGTCTGTACAGAAGAACTTCACCAGGGAAACCCCAAGTAATAAAAGTCAAAACATTCTCCCTAAACTTGAGGCCATCTCTGCAGCCTTTCTCTTACTGCAATAACTCTTTACTGACTGAAGCCCATCATCTTTCGCTCTGTAACAGATCTCACATCCATTGTTAGCTCGAACCGTCAGTCAGGCATCCACATCCCCGTTCAGCCTCCGGCCAGCCAGTACTTCTCCTCCATAGACCCCGGGATGAGCGACGCGTCCTCCATGATGAGTTCActaggcagcagcagcagcagcagacactCAGGCCAGCATCAGTTTCAGGACACCTTCCCAGGTAGAGATCACCCATAGGAGTGTAGCAGACGGGGAGAATGACCTgtcttatttctgtttttaggtgtGAGACGCTCTGATTTCTTTTGCTTTAACCTAATGTCCCCATTGTGTCTCCTTAGGTCCATACGCCGTCCTCACAAAAGACACAATGCCTCAGACGTACAAGAGGAAAAGGTCTTGGTCAAGGGCCGTGTTTTCAAACCTGCAGCGAAAAGGACTTGAGAAGAGATTTGAGATACAGAAGTAT
The sequence above is drawn from the Melanotaenia boesemani isolate fMelBoe1 chromosome 22, fMelBoe1.pri, whole genome shotgun sequence genome and encodes:
- the hlx1 gene encoding H2.0-like homeobox protein isoform X2 — encoded protein: MYTAGLNPFYASNFSLWSAYCAGGFAVDTMKKPSFCIADILQAGDAENIPGSSALMVHMGHHHHRAQQAHAGSSPLRPSPVAPESSVFGARVSPGSPYHRHGLQLTSVSRTAFNSQQAPPPSSKDLKFGIDRILSTDFDPKCKEKSSLRGPYAVLTKDTMPQTYKRKRSWSRAVFSNLQRKGLEKRFEIQKYVTKPDRKQLAAMLGLTDAQVKVWFQNRRMKWRHSKEAQAQKDKEKDEKPDKSLSEAGSRDNKEPMESECESEGRSECESDEAEEESNDGHLDISDHKTSVITSGSAQTGSADPAAAFTDTATTQVLI
- the hlx1 gene encoding H2.0-like homeobox protein isoform X1 — its product is MYTAGLNPFYASNFSLWSAYCAGGFAVDTMKKPSFCIADILQAGDAENIPGSSALMVHMGHHHHRAQQAHAGSSPLRPSPVAPESSVFGARVSPGSPYHRHGLQLTSVSRTAFNSQQAPPPSSKDLKFGIDRILSTDFDPKCKEKSSLRDLTSIVSSNRQSGIHIPVQPPASQYFSSIDPGMSDASSMMSSLGSSSSSRHSGQHQFQDTFPGPYAVLTKDTMPQTYKRKRSWSRAVFSNLQRKGLEKRFEIQKYVTKPDRKQLAAMLGLTDAQVKVWFQNRRMKWRHSKEAQAQKDKEKDEKPDKSLSEAGSRDNKEPMESECESEGRSECESDEAEEESNDGHLDISDHKTSVITSGSAQTGSADPAAAFTDTATTQVLI